CTAGTATCGTCTCTAAAAAAGacacatatacagtggggcaaaaaattatttagtcagccaccaattgcgcaagttctcccacttaaaaagatgaggcctgtaattttcatcctaggtatacctcaactatgagagacaaaatgagaaaaaataaatcatccagaaaatcacatctcaatactttgttatataccctttgttggcaatgacagaggtcaaacgttttctgtaagtcttcacaaggttttcacacactgttgctggtattttggcccattcctccaggcagatctcctctagagcagtgatgttttggggctgttgctgggcaacacagactttcaactccctccaaagattttctatggggttgagttctggagactggctaggccactccaggaccttgaaatgcttcttacgaagccactccttcgttgcctgggcggtgtgtttgggatcattgtcatgctgaaagacccagccacgtttcattttcaatgcccttgctgatggaaggaggttgtcactcaaaatctcacgatacatggccccattcattctttcctttacacggatcagtcgtcctggtccctttgcagaaaaacagccccaaagcatgatgtttccacccccatgtttcacagtaggtatggtgttctttggatgcaactccgcattctttctcctccaaacacgtctagttgagtttttaccaaaaagttctattttggtttcatctgaccatatgacattctcccaatcctcttctggaacatctaaatgctctctagcaaacttcagacgggcctggacatgtactggcttaagcagggacACACGTCTGGCAaatctggcactgcaggatttgagtacctggcggcgtagtgtgttactgatggtagcctttgttaccagctctctgcaggtcattgactaggtccccccgtgtggttctgggatttttgctcaccgtccttgtgatcattttgaccccacggggtgagatcttgcgtggagccccagatcgagggagattatcagtggtcttgtatgtcttccattttctaataattgctcccacagttgatttcttcacaccaagctgttccctattgcagattcagtcttcccagactggtgcaggtctacaattttgtgtctggtgtcctttgacagctctttggtcttgtccatagtggagtttggagtgtgactgtttgaggttgtggacaggtgtcttttatactgataacgagttcaaacaggtgccattaatacagttaacgagtggaggacagaggaggctcttaaagaagaagttacaggtctgtgagagccagaaatcttgtttgtttgtaggtgaccaaatacttattttaccgaggaatttaccaattcattcattaaaaatcctacaatgtgatttcctggattctttccccccattctgtttCTCATAGTTGAactgtacctaggatgaaaattacaggtctctcatctttttaagtgggagaacttgcacaattggtggctgactaaatacttttttgccccactgtacattTATCCCTATGaactagggatgtgcatctccatcactgaggccgatgcgatgcgcatctcgatacgttgccaacaATACgataacgatacatttgaaacaccaggcgatgcgatatgATTCACCCCTgatgcgatacagttcgattcaacattatgcgatacgatgcaaaataatgatacgacagaggatttttgttttgttccttatatgcagcaaatcataaattaacaaaaagtgctttacatatttggttctTTCTACTAGTAATGCGCATCCCATTATgccatttctttttttacattaaaaaactctccagagtacagtacaattttataacacctcacagttaaacaatttaAGCATGCATTgcccatgattaacaatgtgcaaataacaactaccatagtgcaatgcccattcaactgccagcctgatgtgcttaacactcattcataggctaactcaccagtgagcagaaagcagtggtttctatatgaacaataaaaaatacaaataacctttcacaaacaggtattttaTAACTGCTTACAATTggaaggaagacatttaaactattATTGGCAGTCACAGGCtgttgtaaactaaacaccactctcagTGATTTAAATCATATGTCTTACTTTGAGGTttttcttttcagccgcagaccccatgtcgcctctttatgtgcgttgctaagttcctcgtactacttgtgtactttaaagcggcacGGCATCGgttacaatttgcgagcgatttttcaagttgaccgtctttcttgaaaaaTCCGAAGTGTttccaaacgtttgatttgtaggtatttttcggtgcgaggtgtttctctttctcctcgacttccatgtgtgttgataactgagactctcggcctccgtagtgcgaagcaaagatcaaagatcgtctctgcggaGAGCTGACAGGATTTTATATAaatgaatcgtttttttaccgatgcaaagacgctacaatcgatgcatcgcgagttcaacccaaactgtagccgatgtgcactctttcaaccggtgcaatcgcatcttgaacgtttatgccggtgcaccgatgcgaaatggtgaatcttaacatccctaTTATGAACCCTTTTCCTCCCATTTGTAACAAATGTATCATCAGGGCGAATTTGAGGTAATTACGACCCAGGTGGAAATCAATCAACACATAGCTTGTACCTGGCTCTTGGCAGCTTTGTTGGCAGGATACAGTTGAAGAACCTGCTGGAAAACATCTTTTGCCTGGTCGAACTCCTTCATACCGAAAAGTGCCTCTCCCCTTCGGAACAAAGCCTTTTCATTGGATGGATTCAATTCCAGAGCCTATGGTCATTAACAGAGTACAGTGAAATGTTATTAATGTTCACGCTCACAAGTCTCCAACGTGCTATATACGGAATGAATAATGTGCAAACAGTCGATTGTAAATACCTTGTCACAGTTTTCTAGGGCTTTGTTTGGCTCCTGTAGTTTAAGGAAGCACATGGCCAAATTCAGATTTGCCGCCAGTTGCAAAGCTTTTGCTTTCTTCTCGTCCTCCTCTGACAAACCAGATTCATTTTCCAGCCATGATATAATCCTTTTGTACTGCACTGACGCCTGCTTGTATTTCCCCTCCTGCAACAAAACATAGAAAACATGAGGTCTATGTCTTTAagatatgatatatatatatatatatatatatatatatatatatatatatatatatatatatatgattatAACATTTGTAAACATCCCAATGCTCACCTTAAAATACTGTGTTCCCTTCTCTTTGACAATGATGCTCTGTTCCAGCTTCTCTACTGTGTTCATCTCCCATGATTCTTTAGCCTGAAGAAACCATAACACATAAATCACTTCTGAGAGGAGAAACATGACATTTAATTTGTGAACATTATAAGCCAAGTTGTGTTTACTATTCAGCGGCAAGATCTGTTTACCTTCTCAAAGGCTGCCAgctttattttgtattgcaGCGTTGCTCCACCAGGAATTTCATGCTTTGCATTTCCGGCACTCCCAAAGCCATATCTGCAAATCAATATTAATTTATCATTGATAATCTCAGGTGTGGTGTAAAAATACTGTAGTTACAGTTGCAGTTTGAGTTAAAACAGCTTTGCAGTGTAATATAGTGTCTTATGTTCTATCTTTGATGGGGTTGGCAAAATATCACTCCTGTTATCCATTTGTCTCAACACTAAGATTGCTTTATCGCCGAGTTGGATTCAACTCAAACCGTTCAGCTTCAGAGATGTATATCGACACATGAATGATCAGAGAGACCTGTATACAACACTTAATTCAAAACACATGTCTTAATATATATGATCATACTTAGGCTTAATATGGAAGATTGCCTCCTCTCCCTGCTCCATCGCTATGATAGCTTTCTCCACTCCAACTGGCAGGCCAAGACCTTCTCCATCTCCAATCTCAAACTTAATTTCTCTCTCGTCAAAAACACGTCCCTCATAGGAACCCTCCACAGTCACTGAAAGTTGGAAAATGCTTAGGTTAGGTTGTGCCACAAACTAGACGTGAGTTAGCCACACAATTGTTAGCATGCAGTAGATTGACAGCTGTCAAAAAGCTGCAGCTGAGGATAATTGCTGCAACTAACAGTCGATAAATATGTTCTGCTTTGTTGAGGATGCCTGTAAATGTGTGACAGCAAAGCAAAGTTAGCATTATTAAATAGACTAACCCTCTCCCCCTACAGAAACTAAAATATGGCTGTCAACGTTTGTAAAACAGCAGTTATAAGTAGATTTTAATTAAACAAGTTACAGTAGGTGCCGGGTTTCATGGCGAGAAAAAAATGTGTCGAGCCCTGAATTAATTGTCTTCTCTAGACTCTATATGCTGCAATTTTTAGAAACTAAAGTTATCTTCATGAATTCAAGGTGACTCTTAATAATggatgaaaatgtaaatgctttaaagCCACCTTAGCATTGACCTAATACATCTAAAGGTAAGTAATTGATATGTATAAACATGctttttaaatcaatatttaaaaagtatTTAAACTGTTAAGAAGTAAGTGCATTAAAAGGTCTTAAATTAgcaaaaacaaagaaataatAATGTAAGTAGGTACTCTAATCTCTTTTCATTGTTAGCAAAGAAATAGCAGTGTCTGGATGATTTACCGTCAACAGAAGCTCCTTCATTAGGCTTGGAATATCCCTCCCCTTTCGTGATAATGCGACGGATAATTCCTCCATCCTCTCCCTCTGTAATGTCCTCGCCTCGAAATTCAAACAGCTCCACCTAAGTGTGCATACATGGGTAAAATCATATATTTTCACACCTAAAAAGGATAATAGCATACTGCATTTCAATCATAGAACAGGGGAAACGGTTTGCAATGTAACAGACAAAATAACCTGATATTACTGACACTTACCTCAAAAACCAGAGTGGCATTGGGGGGTATCTTTGGGGGACACCCTGCAGATCCATAAGCATACTCTGGCTTACAGATGAACTGGCACAACTCccccactttcattgtggccaCGCCGATGTCCCATGCTTTTATTACTTGACCTAAACACAAAGAAAATGGATTACCAACAGTGGCTGGGCAACAATGAAAGTTAAATGTTCACATCTAAGGTAGATATCAAACAAACCTTTGCCCAACTCAAAGGAAAACTTGTCTTCTCTGTCTCTGCTTGAGTCGAATGGGGAACCATCCAAAAGCGTGCCCACATAATGAACAAACACTTTGTCACCGGTCATAGGCAGCTCTGTGCCTGTGCCTTCTCTTTTGACCAGCTGGAAAACAGATAGCAAAAGGAGAATTTATCATATAAACAGTAGGGGACTGAAAGTTAGAAAGTCATCTCAGCTACGGACAACTAAAACCAGGTCCAAAAGCCATGTGAATGAACGTGAGTTGTAAATGTGTGCGTGTGAGGATATTAAATAACCCCGCATCACCACTAATAGTTTGAGCGTTTAGTAAGTCTCCGTGGTTCTAGATCTTTCTAAAGATGCGGACATGGCTAATTATCTTTACGCATGTTGTTGACATCGTGGCTATAAGTTAGCTGGGAGACCAATGGTAGGACAATGGATAAACAGTGTAGCTTGCATACGATGTTTTTATTCACGGTGCCCGAGATAAGCTAGCATTAGCTCACGTTAGCCTATCCGCATGAGTAAACAACAAGCAGCCAGGATTAATATGTAGTATCAAAACACAATCACTTAACGTTACCTTGAAAACACCCCCGTCTTTCTTTGGGGTGATGTCCCCTCCCTCCATGGGGATGGTCTGCTGTCCTTCCGTCTGCTCTTCTGCAGTCATTGTCATGAAGCAGATTTAACCCTCCTAGTCCTTTGACCCGCACCACAATTTCTACTAACACTAGCTAATAGTAGCAGCGGCTAAGCTAACTACTTCTCAAACCACGCTAAGTGCAGCAACAAACAACCTCACTCACTGAAACgctagctagctaactaacGTTGCTTAAATCTCTAGCCTTGTTTACTTGTGAGTGCTACTGTTAATAAAATGCACGATACAGCTTCCTGCTAGATGCACTGGTATTGTTTTGCATCCGTCACACTTGTATCAGAGCAGAATAGAAGCTTTCGTTTACGTTACTTCAGGTCCACGTTGTCTCGCAGTATGGCATCTGACAAGCTCTTAAAAAAGGGCAGAGAATTTTCCAGACATTCTAGGAGGAACCAGGGGATGAGCCCGCCTTGGTGGCGCTACTTTGATCTTAAAGGGATCTCCCGAATGGGCGGTGCATTTACAAAGAGCAGGGCAAATTAATAATTTACAGGTTTAAACATGGATATTTTATATAATACTTAGGTTAAAAATTATGTAATAACCACACAGCCCCACATTTAATGGACAATAGGTAATATGTCTGTATAGCCCCGTCCACTCAAGCACTTCACTATAGTAAATCACGCGCTCTTTGGTGTATCTTGCACCCTATTGGTCAGATCTCCTCCCCACCGCTGCCTGTTGGCGCGGATGTTGAACAGGGGAGGTAAACATTCTAACAAAGTAAAATCTTCTTTTTCAAGGCTAACATTATCAATCTGCGGGTAAGTAGCTAATATATACCAACCATCTCTGTACAAAAAACGATCAGTAGATATACGACGTCAGCTAATGTGATAGGTTACAAGTTAGTTAGCTTTGAGCTATGTAATCCAGACAGCTAACATTATATCAACCTAAATTGGAGATAACGTTTTTGTTTCAAGGTAACTCAACAGCTAGCAGTGACAACTTTAAAACACAAATGTTAGCTGCGTCCCAAACCATGTTGACGAATTTAGAATATCTAAGGATACATAAttatgaactgcattgtggcACACTCATGCCATGTAGTTATATGAGGCACATTAGATCATACATTCGTCATGACTTTAATAGGATTGATTGATCTGCAAAAAAGCAGAATTCAACCCATAGGAGGTCAGGAGATCCGTGTGTTTCATCTGAGACACAACATCACTATCAGGAGTGGAGGACTGTAGCTAATACACACAGTCTAAACAAACTAGGTGCTGTTCAATGATTACGAGGCTTCTTTGTTAACCTATTCATGTCATCCTCCAGGGAGGTTCACAATCATGGAAAATGGCAGGGACACATTTCCATTTCCCTATCAGCCCTACAACATCCAGGAGCAGTTTATGCAAGCCCTGTACAGTGCTCTTGACCAGGGCAAAGTTGGAATCTTTGAAAGTCCAACTGGGACGGTGTGTTTGTGGGCATGTACTGTATATAAGAGATATTTTATTGATATTTTGCCATTTTAACATGTGTGTCCATTAACCCAGGGCAAGTCTCTGAGTCTGATATGTGGAGCGCTGAGCTGGCTCAGTGACTTTGAGGAGAAGAGGAAACAGGAGTCAGCTGCTCTGCTGCATGAAGGAGAAGCAGCTCTCTCCACTGTCACTGCTCCATCCTCCACTAGCAGCTCATCTGCAGAGCCAGACTGGATCACTgattttgttaaaaaaaaagcagATCGTGACTTGGTGTCAAAGTTGAAGGTAAGAAAGTCAATGTATTTGACCTTGGCTTTCCAGCTTATCAACCGCTCAGTTTTAACataattatatgtttttttaTGCCAGGACGAAGAATTGAAAAGAAAGAAGAGGGAAGAACGATTAGAAATGATCAGAAATAACGTTCAACTGAAGTATGCAATGAAAAGAAAAGTAAGTGATCTTGCACCGTGATCTTAAAGGTGCCAGGCATAGAACATTCCCCATAAATTACAATTATCATACGTTCAGTCTCTACAACTAAATATATACATTTCTGTAGAGTTGTGAAGATGAAGAGGCAATAAAATTGCTCCAGCTCAGTAAAGAGGAACAAACCGAGCCCCAAGGAGATCAAGAGGACGAGGAGCTCATCATCGCAGAATATGAGAGCGATGACGAGTCAAAGACCAAGAGCAGGTGAGAGCAGCCATTGATTGGTTACAAATCATATCAAATGTAATATCACAGTGACGGACAACAACAGCAGGGTGTGTTTGCTCGCATGCTTAGATTTTCTGCTACTGAGGAAGACGACGATCTGGTTGAAGAACATGTTACTAAGGTGTGTGAAAGAGACATTTCATATTGTAACTCTAAGGAGATGTGTAACATGTTACCTTGAAGTGAGGctgtatacatgtgtgtgttttcagattTACTACTGCAGTCGCACTCACTCCCAGCTGGCCCAGTTTGTCCATGAGGTTCAAAAGAGTCCCTTCAGCAAGGACATCAGTCTGGTCACCCTGGGCTCACGGCAGGTAtgtgcaccacacacacacacacacacacacacacacacacacacacacacacacacacacacacacacacacacacacacacacacacacacacacacacacacacacacacacacacacacacacacacacacacacacacacacacacataccatgtataaatcacttcaggggacattacattgacttacatgcatttcctggagacttatcctaaccttaaccataaccaacacatgcctaaccctaaaccttaacctaaccaagtcttcaccctaaaattaatgattccccttatggggacctccaatttgtccccataagggatgcgagtccccacacgtgactgtgtagacagatttaggtccccacaagtatagtaatgccaggcccacacacacacacacacacacacacacacacacacacacacacacacacacacacacacacacacacacacacacacacacacacacacacacacacagacacacacaccagaatATTACGGttatttatactttttaaaatattttgtttTCTTCCAATTTAGGAATAACTACATTAAATGTGATTACATTCTACAGGTTTTTTATTGAAAAATCTAGCGTGAAACTTTATCTACATTTCTTCCCCTCCCACACTAGGCTCGGCATTCAATTGGAACAGTTACTTGTACTCATTCAGTAAAACCATAATTGTTAATCATTACATCTGAGAGTATTTGCCCAGTAAACATAAAATGGTATACTTTCCAGAATCTGTGTATCAACGATGAGGTGCGACGCCTTGGCAGCAGCCAACGCATTAATGACCGCTGCTTGGAGATGCAGAAAAACAAACATGGTGAGAGCAACTTAAAAATGTAGCTCTATAACTACTGATATTACATAAACATATTTCCAGATAAGTTGAAGTTTGTAAGACAACTATGTGTTATTTAATCTTCatttgaaccagaaaagctttGTTGAGATTATTTGAAAGACACACAAAAACAGCCACAAATCCGAGtaaatcaaaaatgaagaaaaaacattgaaaactGACCAATATTTCCAGAGCATTAAGAAAGCCCATTACCCAAGAGCTGTTTGACTTACAACGCTTCCTGTTCTGCCATTTTGTAGACAAGCATCAGGAAGAGGGTGTAAAACGGAAGCGGGGCCcagcaaagagtgtgtgtcccTATAATAAAGCTACGGCTCTGCAGCAGATGAGGGACGACGTTCTGGGGAAGGTCCACGATATAGAGCAGATGCTGAAGCTGGGCAGAGAGACACACTCATGTCCGTACTACGCCACGCGCCTCTCTGTTCCCCCTGCTCAGGTAACACTGGCATCCATTTCTCTGTCTCATTACTCGGAAGATTTCTTGCTCTCTGTGCTCGAGACATCATTTGGTTTTCActaaatgatttattttatttattaagtCATTACCTTTTATTTGAAGTTTACGTGTTAACTGTTTATTGTGTATGCATAGTTGGTGGTGCTGCCCTATCAGATTTTGCTTCATGAAGCAACAAGGAAGGCAGCAGGGATCCAGCTGAAGGATCAGGTAGGATTATTTTTGATTTTCTCAAGGGTTTTCTGTTCAGACATTTTCAGAATTGCCAAGgaaatataaaaaagaaaaatattaaaaatggCCTAGTAATGTTAAAACAacatttgttcacaatttgtttaacCTTTGGCCCTTAACAATAATGGTTCTGAACAAAGTAAAGGATATAGTTTGAAACTGTTTGGATAGCTGATCATTCTTTGATCAGTTTCAACTTAAACTGGATTTTCTTACAGGTGGTGATCATAGATGAAGCGCACAATCTTAGTGACACGCTCTCTTGTATACACAGTGCAGAGCTCACTGGAGCGCAGGTAAACAAATTGGTACACATCATGTACAAAATGTTGATTTAAATTGCGCACGTTCTCTGCAAAATACCTAATTATGAATCTTTTTACAGCTATGCCGTGCCCACTCGCAGCTCACCCAGTATTCTGACTGCTACAAGTGAGTATACACACAGAGATTAATAAATCAAATATTGTATCACCCTCCTGACTTGTTTATAtttctacaacatcaggagcaGACTGAAGGCAAAGAACCTCATGTACATTAAACAGATTCTGTTTGTGGTTGAAGGGCTTGTCCGGGTGCTGGGAGGTGAGTGTGATTGGGCTAAAATAAGAATGTAATTATAGATTATGGCCAGTTAGTCAGAAGGGGATATTGCTGGACACTATGACTTACATGCTATCCTTTCAGGTAAGGTGGGGCAGAATCCACAGACCCAGACTACACAAACAGGTAAGTCAATAATACACATAAATAACATACATTAAATCACATCTATGTAGACATTTCCAACCAGTCATGTTTCTTTTTTTAGGAACGGAAATGCTCACCATTAACAACTTCCTCTTCAAGGCTCAGATCGACAACATCAACTTGTTTAAGGTAGTCACAATCATGGCTCCTGAACACCATACCTAATCTACCATCTCTAATTCTCTCAATGTCACTTTAGTTGCCGAGATACTTTGAGAAAAGCCTGATCAGCAGAAAGGTGAGTGTTTAATATGatatgtatgtattgatttatgcCTCGTGTGAATATCGACGTACCcaatgttaaataaatataaatcccATGTGCCTTCTCTCTGCAGCTGGGCGGCTTTGTGGAGAAGTATGCAGGATCAGGAGTGAGTCTGCACACTCAGAACTCCATCAAGGAGAACCGCCGCACAGAAGGCCTGAACCGCTACCTGCAAACGCTGCAGAGCAACCAGAGCACAACGCCAGGTCAGAGGACTGATTTATGTCACTCACACATTAAAAACAAATTCAGCAGAAGAGGCATAAAAATATACATCACATATTGTGTTATTAAACTAGGAAACTAGTATGTTGCTCAAAAGGAGACATGTGTTTTTGGTTGAGCTGGATCTAATCTGCAGATATTATTGTTCCTTTCACACTACACTTATCCCTCACATTCAGCGATTTGTGAAATCCTGGCATTTTGTAATCAACAGACAATAAACAATGAGGTATTATAGTTTTGTtaataatttaatttatttgCACATATATACAAAAAGACACTTCAGAAAAAGTAGAACAAGGAACAGGAGATGTAAAAAGCCCGTACAAATTCTCATGAAGAAACTTCCCCTATTAGATTAATCGTCATacttgaaaaaaaaacacataaagATTACATAAATCCTCAAAGTTGAAAGACTAAGCTGTAATACATTCATAGAAATGTTTACAAGTTGAGAAATCTTCTTCTCTAATCAAAGTCCTTTTCTGGTCATCTTTGAATAAGTAATACTAATGTAGATTTTGTTGTAGTGAAAGAAGTAGGTTGTTTTAAGACGGTCCACTTTATTTCAATATTTTAATAATTGTACCCACAGTGTAGCATTCATctggttgttgtttttgttgattGGTCTCTTCTCTCTGCTGCTGTGTGCGGGGTCTTCAGCTGACCAGCAGGGGTCAGAGGCAGAGAAAGTGCTCTCTGCATCTCCCATGATGCAGGTGGAGGGTTTCTTCATGGCTCTCACCAACAGCAACACAGACGGCAGAGTGGTGGTGCAGAGACAAGGTACTGCTTTAAATACACAACTCCATATAAAGGATGCCAATACAAATTCAAAG
This region of Pseudochaenichthys georgianus chromosome 6, fPseGeo1.2, whole genome shotgun sequence genomic DNA includes:
- the fkbp4 gene encoding peptidyl-prolyl cis-trans isomerase FKBP4 translates to MTMTAEEQTEGQQTIPMEGGDITPKKDGGVFKLVKREGTGTELPMTGDKVFVHYVGTLLDGSPFDSSRDREDKFSFELGKGQVIKAWDIGVATMKVGELCQFICKPEYAYGSAGCPPKIPPNATLVFEVELFEFRGEDITEGEDGGIIRRIITKGEGYSKPNEGASVDVTVEGSYEGRVFDEREIKFEIGDGEGLGLPVGVEKAIIAMEQGEEAIFHIKPKYGFGSAGNAKHEIPGGATLQYKIKLAAFEKAKESWEMNTVEKLEQSIIVKEKGTQYFKEGKYKQASVQYKRIISWLENESGLSEEDEKKAKALQLAANLNLAMCFLKLQEPNKALENCDKALELNPSNEKALFRRGEALFGMKEFDQAKDVFQQVLQLYPANKAAKSQVVLCQTRVKAQHEKDKRIYANMFQKFAERDSKIEQDEDKTETTNNGNDDMEVEDGEKEVAIETKA
- the ddx11 gene encoding ATP-dependent DNA helicase DDX11, with amino-acid sequence MENGRDTFPFPYQPYNIQEQFMQALYSALDQGKVGIFESPTGTGKSLSLICGALSWLSDFEEKRKQESAALLHEGEAALSTVTAPSSTSSSSAEPDWITDFVKKKADRDLVSKLKDEELKRKKREERLEMIRNNVQLKYAMKRKSCEDEEAIKLLQLSKEEQTEPQGDQEDEELIIAEYESDDESKTKSRFSATEEDDDLVEEHVTKIYYCSRTHSQLAQFVHEVQKSPFSKDISLVTLGSRQNLCINDEVRRLGSSQRINDRCLEMQKNKHDKHQEEGVKRKRGPAKSVCPYNKATALQQMRDDVLGKVHDIEQMLKLGRETHSCPYYATRLSVPPAQLVVLPYQILLHEATRKAAGIQLKDQVVIIDEAHNLSDTLSCIHSAELTGAQLCRAHSQLTQYSDCYKSRLKAKNLMYIKQILFVVEGLVRVLGGKVGQNPQTQTTQTGTEMLTINNFLFKAQIDNINLFKLPRYFEKSLISRKLGGFVEKYAGSGVSLHTQNSIKENRRTEGLNRYLQTLQSNQSTTPADQQGSEAEKVLSASPMMQVEGFFMALTNSNTDGRVVVQRQGTVSESSVKFLMLNPAVHFAQVLEQCRAVIIAGGTMQPVSDFKQELLFSAGVGEERITEFSCGHVIPPENILPLVLCSGPSGQELDFTFQSRDTPRMMDETGRILSNICNVVPGGVVCFFPSYEYSRRIVSHWEASGALSRLANKKKIFQEPKKANQVEQVLSEFSRCIQRCAADPGGLTGALLFSVVGGKMSEGINFSDDLGRCVVMVGMPYPNIKSPELQEKMSYLDKHLPHNGGKSPGQALIENQCMKAVNQSIGRAIRHRGDYSSIVLCDRRYARPVTLSKLPEWIKERTSTHTTFGPAFAALRKFFLEKKQKQVECHLQPA